A portion of the Scleropages formosus chromosome 13, fSclFor1.1, whole genome shotgun sequence genome contains these proteins:
- the sqstm1 gene encoding sequestosome-1 isoform X1 yields the protein MSMTVKAYLLGKEDTHREIRRFAVDQDVSTSFEYLSRKVVDVFQSLRHTTFQMYYKDEDGDMIAFSSDDELMMGLSCIKDDTFRLFIKERKEHKRDFLHGSQGPAPFPPMHPHMPPGPPHMPPPPHAMVHPNVTCDGCEGPVVGTRFKCTVCPDYDLCTPCQAKGLHKEHTLLPIWHPFNNMFEWFPRGKWLRKMRHGFPHCMWAAQAHAQSQDQDQAQAQAQTQNQPQPGPSGESSAPSTPQPAPGDNQHASSQANMEYLKNIGEGVAAMLSPLGIDVDIDVEHDGKRTKVNPTPPASGGPSSMQSAGGTNGNEGQEDPDNNGTKQSGKDQCMDEEWTHLSSKEVDPSTGELQSMRMDVEDPYPQSLSASAPTPTGLREAAMYPHLPQDADPRLVESLAQMLSMGFTDEGGWLTRLLQTKNYDIGGALDTIHYGKPKGSKK from the exons ATGTCAATGACAGTGAAGGCTTACCTCCTTGGGAAGGAGGACACCCACAGGGAGATCCGCCGCTTCGCCGTGGACCAGGATGTCTCCACCAGCTTCGAGTACCTCAGCCGAAAGGTGGTCGACGTTTTCCAAAGCTTGCGGCACACCACCTTTCAGATGTACTACAAAG ATGAGGATGGAGATATGATCGCCTTTTCTTCTGATGATGAGCTCATGATGGGGCTGTCCTGCATTAAGGATGACACTTTCCGTCTCTTTATCAAAG AGAGGAAGGAGCACAAGCGGGACTTTCTCCATGGATCTCAGGGACCTGCTCCTTTCCCTCCTATGCACCCCCATATGCCCCCTGGACCCCCTCATATGCCTCCACCCCCACACGCCATGGTGCACCCCAATGTGACATGCGATGGTTGTGAAGGCCCAGTAGTGGGGACACGCTTCAAGTGCACAGTGTGTCCTGACTATGACCTGTGCACCCCCTGCCAGGCCAAGGGGCTGCACAAGGAGCACACCTTGCTGCCCATCTGGCACCCATTCAACAACATGTTTGAG TGGTTTCCTCGTGGGAAGTGGCTGCGCAAGATGAGACACGGGTTCCCCCACTGCATGTGGGCAGCCCAGGCTCATGCTCAAagccaggaccaggaccaggccCAGGCCCAGGCCCAGACCCAAAACCAACCCCAACCTGGACCATCTGGAGAGTCTTCTGCACCAAGCACCCCACAGCCAGCCCCAGGAGACAACCAGCATG CTTCCAGCCAAGCCAACATGGAATACCTGAAGAACATTGGAGAAGGTGTGGCAGCCATGCTGAGTCCTCTTG GCATCGATGTGGACATCGATGTAGAGCATGATGGGAAAAGGACCAAAGTGAAcccaacaccacctgcctctGGGGGCCCCTCCAGCATGCAGTCAGCTGGTGGGACAAATGGAAATGAGGGGCAGGAGGACCCAGATAACAATGGGACCAAG CAGAGTGGCAAGGACCAGTGTATGGATGAAGAATGGACCCATCTCAGCTCCAAAGAGGTAGACCCTTCTACTGGGGAACTGCAGTCCATGAGGATGGATGTTGAAGACCCATACCCACAGTCCCTTAGTGCCTCTGCACCCACTCCCACTGGTCTGAGGGAGGCAGCAATGTACCCCCATCTGCCCCAAG ATGCTGACCCACGCCTGGTGGAGTCCCTAGCCCAGATGCTGTCCATGGGCTTCACAGATGAGGGTGGCTGGCTCACAAGACTCCTCCAGACCAAGAACTATGACATTGGGGGAGCACTGGACACTATCCACTATGGCAAGCCAAAAGGGTCCAAGAAATAG
- the sqstm1 gene encoding sequestosome-1 isoform X3 — translation MSMTVKAYLLGKEDTHREIRRFAVDQDVSTSFEYLSRKVVDVFQSLRHTTFQMYYKDEDGDMIAFSSDDELMMGLSCIKDDTFRLFIKERKEHKRDFLHGSQGPAPFPPMHPHMPPGPPHMPPPPHAMVHPNVTCDGCEGPVVGTRFKCTVCPDYDLCTPCQAKGLHKEHTLLPIWHPFNNMFEWFPRGKWLRKMRHGFPHCMWAAQAHAQSQDQDQAQAQAQTQNQPQPGPSGESSAPSTPQPAPGDNQHASSQANMEYLKNIGEGIDVDIDVEHDGKRTKVNPTPPASGGPSSMQSAGGTNGNEGQEDPDNNGTKQSGKDQCMDEEWTHLSSKEVDPSTGELQSMRMDVEDPYPQSLSASAPTPTGLREAAMYPHLPQDADPRLVESLAQMLSMGFTDEGGWLTRLLQTKNYDIGGALDTIHYGKPKGSKK, via the exons ATGTCAATGACAGTGAAGGCTTACCTCCTTGGGAAGGAGGACACCCACAGGGAGATCCGCCGCTTCGCCGTGGACCAGGATGTCTCCACCAGCTTCGAGTACCTCAGCCGAAAGGTGGTCGACGTTTTCCAAAGCTTGCGGCACACCACCTTTCAGATGTACTACAAAG ATGAGGATGGAGATATGATCGCCTTTTCTTCTGATGATGAGCTCATGATGGGGCTGTCCTGCATTAAGGATGACACTTTCCGTCTCTTTATCAAAG AGAGGAAGGAGCACAAGCGGGACTTTCTCCATGGATCTCAGGGACCTGCTCCTTTCCCTCCTATGCACCCCCATATGCCCCCTGGACCCCCTCATATGCCTCCACCCCCACACGCCATGGTGCACCCCAATGTGACATGCGATGGTTGTGAAGGCCCAGTAGTGGGGACACGCTTCAAGTGCACAGTGTGTCCTGACTATGACCTGTGCACCCCCTGCCAGGCCAAGGGGCTGCACAAGGAGCACACCTTGCTGCCCATCTGGCACCCATTCAACAACATGTTTGAG TGGTTTCCTCGTGGGAAGTGGCTGCGCAAGATGAGACACGGGTTCCCCCACTGCATGTGGGCAGCCCAGGCTCATGCTCAAagccaggaccaggaccaggccCAGGCCCAGGCCCAGACCCAAAACCAACCCCAACCTGGACCATCTGGAGAGTCTTCTGCACCAAGCACCCCACAGCCAGCCCCAGGAGACAACCAGCATG CTTCCAGCCAAGCCAACATGGAATACCTGAAGAACATTGGAGAAG GCATCGATGTGGACATCGATGTAGAGCATGATGGGAAAAGGACCAAAGTGAAcccaacaccacctgcctctGGGGGCCCCTCCAGCATGCAGTCAGCTGGTGGGACAAATGGAAATGAGGGGCAGGAGGACCCAGATAACAATGGGACCAAG CAGAGTGGCAAGGACCAGTGTATGGATGAAGAATGGACCCATCTCAGCTCCAAAGAGGTAGACCCTTCTACTGGGGAACTGCAGTCCATGAGGATGGATGTTGAAGACCCATACCCACAGTCCCTTAGTGCCTCTGCACCCACTCCCACTGGTCTGAGGGAGGCAGCAATGTACCCCCATCTGCCCCAAG ATGCTGACCCACGCCTGGTGGAGTCCCTAGCCCAGATGCTGTCCATGGGCTTCACAGATGAGGGTGGCTGGCTCACAAGACTCCTCCAGACCAAGAACTATGACATTGGGGGAGCACTGGACACTATCCACTATGGCAAGCCAAAAGGGTCCAAGAAATAG
- the sqstm1 gene encoding sequestosome-1 isoform X2 → MSMTVKAYLLGKEDTHREIRRFAVDQDVSTSFEYLSRKVVDVFQSLRHTTFQMYYKDEDGDMIAFSSDDELMMGLSCIKDDTFRLFIKERKEHKRDFLHGSQGPAPFPPMHPHMPPGPPHMPPPPHAMVHPNVTCDGCEGPVVGTRFKCTVCPDYDLCTPCQAKGLHKEHTLLPIWHPFNNMFEWFPRGKWLRKMRHGFPHCMWAAQAHAQSQDQDQAQAQAQTQNQPQPGPSGESSAPSTPQPAPGDNQHASSQANMEYLKNIGEGVAAMLSPLGIDVDIDVEHDGKRTKVNPTPPASGGPSSMQSAGGTNGNEGQEDPDNNGTKSGKDQCMDEEWTHLSSKEVDPSTGELQSMRMDVEDPYPQSLSASAPTPTGLREAAMYPHLPQDADPRLVESLAQMLSMGFTDEGGWLTRLLQTKNYDIGGALDTIHYGKPKGSKK, encoded by the exons ATGTCAATGACAGTGAAGGCTTACCTCCTTGGGAAGGAGGACACCCACAGGGAGATCCGCCGCTTCGCCGTGGACCAGGATGTCTCCACCAGCTTCGAGTACCTCAGCCGAAAGGTGGTCGACGTTTTCCAAAGCTTGCGGCACACCACCTTTCAGATGTACTACAAAG ATGAGGATGGAGATATGATCGCCTTTTCTTCTGATGATGAGCTCATGATGGGGCTGTCCTGCATTAAGGATGACACTTTCCGTCTCTTTATCAAAG AGAGGAAGGAGCACAAGCGGGACTTTCTCCATGGATCTCAGGGACCTGCTCCTTTCCCTCCTATGCACCCCCATATGCCCCCTGGACCCCCTCATATGCCTCCACCCCCACACGCCATGGTGCACCCCAATGTGACATGCGATGGTTGTGAAGGCCCAGTAGTGGGGACACGCTTCAAGTGCACAGTGTGTCCTGACTATGACCTGTGCACCCCCTGCCAGGCCAAGGGGCTGCACAAGGAGCACACCTTGCTGCCCATCTGGCACCCATTCAACAACATGTTTGAG TGGTTTCCTCGTGGGAAGTGGCTGCGCAAGATGAGACACGGGTTCCCCCACTGCATGTGGGCAGCCCAGGCTCATGCTCAAagccaggaccaggaccaggccCAGGCCCAGGCCCAGACCCAAAACCAACCCCAACCTGGACCATCTGGAGAGTCTTCTGCACCAAGCACCCCACAGCCAGCCCCAGGAGACAACCAGCATG CTTCCAGCCAAGCCAACATGGAATACCTGAAGAACATTGGAGAAGGTGTGGCAGCCATGCTGAGTCCTCTTG GCATCGATGTGGACATCGATGTAGAGCATGATGGGAAAAGGACCAAAGTGAAcccaacaccacctgcctctGGGGGCCCCTCCAGCATGCAGTCAGCTGGTGGGACAAATGGAAATGAGGGGCAGGAGGACCCAGATAACAATGGGACCAAG AGTGGCAAGGACCAGTGTATGGATGAAGAATGGACCCATCTCAGCTCCAAAGAGGTAGACCCTTCTACTGGGGAACTGCAGTCCATGAGGATGGATGTTGAAGACCCATACCCACAGTCCCTTAGTGCCTCTGCACCCACTCCCACTGGTCTGAGGGAGGCAGCAATGTACCCCCATCTGCCCCAAG ATGCTGACCCACGCCTGGTGGAGTCCCTAGCCCAGATGCTGTCCATGGGCTTCACAGATGAGGGTGGCTGGCTCACAAGACTCCTCCAGACCAAGAACTATGACATTGGGGGAGCACTGGACACTATCCACTATGGCAAGCCAAAAGGGTCCAAGAAATAG
- the mrnip gene encoding MRN complex-interacting protein, which produces MGQEFHVLRCFSCQTFQVQQVKKSKKWSCKMCGEKQSLIKVYGQGSGADCRRHVQKLNALRGEMVQAEDYLAMTSRQETVTEEDRPAYDGDQQVQECKESCWNKYLYRTDENMPEQVEQENENVYMGRNGFHTQREPPSRKHQRSWAPVPREFDPTETCNHWKRTKKREWEGTHDLQPSMQTSPKSFLPRTTFPVNKSSAASQQFPASEASAETRTQVGDASIFPRSSEREERKTSKWDKFLPHSMHGKAKCEESLGQEATCSGETSAPVNVCHQLQSAAGEGMYFGSKVQRGGSVGGSFRTGQKDLASFHCDAAPVYQHGLSSRHPHTILSALFQTDEDFDI; this is translated from the exons ATGGGACAGGAATTTCACGTGCTGAGGTGCTTCTCGTGCCAGACTTTTCAAGTCCAGCAG gtcaaaaagagcaaaaaatggAGCTGCAAAATGTGTGGGGAAAAGCAGTCTCTGATAAAG GTATATGGCCAGGGCTCTGGGGCAGATTGTCGCCGTCACGTCCAGAAGCTCAATGCCCTGCGTGGAGAGATGGTGCAGGCAGAGGATTATCTGGCTATGACATCACG GCAGGAGACGGTGACTGAGGAAGACCGGCCTGCATATGATGGGGACCAGCAG GTACAGGAGTGTAAAGAGAGCTGTTGGAATAAGTACCTGTACAGGACAGATGAGAACATGCCAGAGCAGGTGGAGCAGGAAAATGAGAATGTTTACATGGGCAGAAATGGCTTCCACACCCAGAGAGAACCTCCCAGCAG gaaacaccagaggagctgGGCTCCAGTCCCCAGGGAGTTTGATCCCACAGaaacctgcaaccactggaAGAGAACCAAGAAACGGGAG tgggaggggacacatgaCCTTCAGCCCAGCATGCAGACATCACCAAAGAGTTTTCTGCCAAGAACAACATTTCCTGTAAACAAATCTTCAGCTGCAAGCCAACAGTTTCCTGCATCTGAAGCATCAGCGGAAACCAGAACTCAAGTAGGAGATGCCTCAATTTTTCCAAGATCCagtgaaagagaggagaggaagactTCAAAATGGGATAAGTTCCTGCCTCATTCCATGCATGGCAAAGCAAAGTGTGAGGAAAGTCTTGGACAGGAAGCAACTTGTTCTGGAGAAACCTCAGCCCCAGTAAATGTCTGCCACCAGCTACAGTcagcagctggagaagggaTGTACTTTGGCAGCAAGGTGCAGAGGGGTGGATCTGTTGGAGGAAGCTTCAGGACAGGCCAAAAAGACTTGGCATCATTCCATTGTGATGCTGCTCCTGTCTATCAGCATGGCTTGTCCAGCAGGCACCCACACACTATACTTTCTGCACTTTTTCAAACAGATGAGGATTTTGACATCTAG